The Flavobacterium piscisymbiosum genome includes a region encoding these proteins:
- a CDS encoding cryptochrome/photolyase family protein: MTKQKVTFFWFRRDLRLDDNIGLFNALQSDFPVIPLFIFDEDILENLPKDDARVSFIYDSLEAINKQLQAIDSSILIKKGKTFNVWKSLVEEFDIQQIFFNKDYEPYAIKRDLTISALLKENNIEAFSFKDHVIFEEKEITKADGLPYTIYTPYKNKWLEKYHLSGQAFEYDTKPLFSNFAKNNFKFPELSKIGFERSTIKVLPHNLTQIGNYKEIRDFPALDGTSYLSPHLRFGTVSIRKLVNWANKKNQTFLSELIWREFFIQILFNFPNCVNHNFKSAYDGIQWRNNKDDFKRWCSGTTGYPMVDAGMRQLNETGYMHNRVRMVVASFLCKHLLINWQWGEAYFAEKLLDFELASNVGNWQWAAGTGCDAAPYFRVFNPEIQLKKFDEKGIYIRKWIPEFDLGYNEPMVDHAFARDRAIATYKAGIIK, encoded by the coding sequence ATGACTAAACAAAAAGTTACTTTTTTCTGGTTTCGACGTGATTTACGTCTCGATGACAATATCGGATTATTCAATGCCCTGCAATCTGATTTTCCCGTAATTCCGTTATTTATTTTTGATGAAGATATTTTAGAAAATCTTCCTAAAGATGATGCGCGCGTTAGTTTTATCTACGATTCACTCGAAGCAATAAACAAACAACTTCAGGCAATTGATTCTTCCATCTTAATCAAAAAAGGAAAAACTTTCAACGTTTGGAAATCGCTTGTAGAAGAGTTTGATATTCAGCAAATCTTCTTTAATAAAGATTATGAACCTTACGCTATAAAACGTGATCTGACTATTTCGGCTTTATTAAAAGAAAATAATATAGAAGCTTTTTCATTCAAAGATCATGTGATTTTCGAAGAAAAAGAAATCACCAAAGCTGATGGACTTCCGTACACAATTTATACACCTTATAAAAACAAATGGCTGGAGAAATATCATCTTTCAGGACAAGCTTTTGAATATGACACAAAACCATTGTTTTCTAACTTTGCTAAAAACAATTTCAAGTTTCCTGAATTATCCAAAATTGGTTTTGAAAGAAGCACGATAAAAGTATTGCCTCATAACTTAACTCAAATAGGTAATTATAAAGAAATAAGAGATTTTCCGGCTTTGGATGGTACATCTTATCTTTCTCCACATTTACGTTTCGGGACGGTTAGTATTCGCAAATTAGTGAATTGGGCGAACAAGAAAAACCAGACTTTTTTAAGCGAATTAATCTGGAGAGAATTCTTTATTCAGATTCTGTTTAACTTCCCGAATTGCGTGAATCACAATTTCAAGTCGGCTTATGATGGCATTCAATGGCGCAATAACAAAGACGATTTTAAACGTTGGTGTTCCGGAACTACCGGTTACCCAATGGTCGATGCGGGAATGCGTCAGCTAAACGAAACCGGTTATATGCACAATCGTGTTCGTATGGTTGTCGCCAGTTTCTTATGCAAACATTTATTGATCAACTGGCAATGGGGCGAAGCTTATTTTGCCGAGAAATTACTGGATTTCGAATTGGCATCAAACGTAGGCAACTGGCAATGGGCAGCAGGAACAGGTTGTGATGCTGCACCCTACTTCAGGGTTTTTAATCCGGAAATTCAACTAAAGAAATTCGACGAAAAAGGAATCTACATTCGTAAATGGATTCCTGAATTTGATTTAGGATATAATGAACCAATGGTAGATCACGCTTTTGCAAGGGATCGTGCAATTGCGACTTATAAGGCTGGGATAATTAAATAA
- a CDS encoding SDR family oxidoreductase, with amino-acid sequence MKILLTGATGYIGKRLLPILVAQGHQVICCVRDKNRFYIPADFLQKVQVIEVDFLEKETLTAIPADIDAAFYLIHSMSGSDTNYDELESISATNFTERINQTQSQQILYLSGIVNDKSLSKHLSSRKNVESILAKSIVPLTTLRAGIIVGSGSASFEIIRDLVNKLPVMITPKWLNTKCQPIAINDVLEFLSKSLLNPVTYNQSFDIGGPDILTYKEMLLAFAEAKNLKRYIFTIPVMTPKLSSYWLYFVTSTSYKLASALVSSMKVEVICNDHRINELLQVKPMTYKQALSRALIKVEEDKVASSWKDSLVSGRFNRNISAHLKVPKKDCYIDRRKKEIENRDYTIDRIWSIGGETGWYYGDWLWSLRGFIDKLFGGVGLRRGRTNKHDIHSGDALDFWRVLYANKQEGKLILYAEMKLPGEAWLEFKIIHNTLYQAATFKPKGILGKLYWYSVLPFHGFIFNGMLNKLIK; translated from the coding sequence ATGAAAATTCTCCTGACAGGTGCAACAGGTTACATTGGTAAACGTCTTTTGCCTATTTTAGTGGCGCAGGGACATCAGGTAATTTGCTGTGTAAGAGATAAAAACAGGTTTTACATACCCGCAGATTTTCTGCAAAAAGTACAAGTCATTGAAGTCGATTTTCTAGAAAAAGAAACGCTGACAGCAATTCCTGCCGATATTGATGCCGCTTTTTACCTCATTCATTCCATGTCAGGTTCTGATACCAATTATGATGAGTTAGAAAGTATTTCGGCAACTAATTTTACCGAAAGAATAAATCAGACTCAGTCACAACAAATCCTGTACTTAAGCGGAATTGTAAATGATAAGTCACTTTCTAAACATTTGTCGTCCCGCAAAAATGTCGAAAGTATTTTAGCGAAATCAATAGTACCCTTAACCACTTTAAGAGCCGGAATTATTGTAGGATCGGGCAGTGCTTCTTTCGAAATCATCCGCGATTTGGTCAACAAACTTCCGGTAATGATTACGCCCAAATGGCTCAATACAAAATGCCAGCCCATTGCGATAAACGATGTTTTGGAGTTTCTCTCCAAATCACTTTTAAATCCAGTCACTTATAATCAGAGTTTTGATATTGGAGGTCCGGATATACTCACCTACAAAGAAATGCTATTGGCTTTCGCCGAAGCAAAAAATCTCAAACGGTACATTTTTACTATTCCCGTAATGACACCTAAATTGTCATCATACTGGCTGTATTTTGTTACCTCAACCTCATATAAACTGGCATCGGCTTTGGTAAGCAGTATGAAAGTCGAGGTTATTTGCAACGATCATCGCATTAATGAGCTTTTGCAAGTGAAGCCCATGACGTATAAACAAGCGCTTTCGAGAGCTTTAATCAAAGTCGAAGAAGATAAAGTGGCTTCAAGCTGGAAAGATTCTCTTGTAAGCGGACGTTTTAACCGCAATATCTCGGCACATCTAAAAGTTCCTAAAAAAGATTGCTACATCGACCGGAGAAAAAAAGAAATCGAAAATCGCGATTATACCATAGATAGAATCTGGTCAATAGGAGGCGAGACAGGTTGGTATTACGGCGATTGGCTCTGGAGTTTACGAGGCTTTATCGATAAGCTTTTTGGAGGTGTAGGTTTGCGCCGTGGCCGAACCAATAAACACGACATTCATTCCGGCGATGCTTTAGATTTTTGGCGCGTTTTATACGCCAATAAACAAGAAGGAAAACTGATCTTATACGCCGAAATGAAATTGCCCGGAGAAGCCTGGCTCGAATTCAAAATCATTCACAATACCTTATATCAGGCAGCAACCTTCAAACCCAAAGGTATTTTAGGAAAACTCTATTGGTATTCTGTTTTACCGTTTCATGGTTTTATTTTCAACGGAATGCTTAATAAACTCATTAAGTAG
- a CDS encoding SDR family NAD(P)-dependent oxidoreductase yields MRNILIIGGSKGIGSAVLLQQLETNRVYNISRSAPELTHPNLTHFGLDVLQEELPDLDEIDSLVYCPGSITLKPISNLSIDDFRKDFEINVIGAVKVIQKYLPVLKKGDEPSIVLFSTVAVKLGMPFHASIATAKAGVEGLTKSLGAELASVVRVNAIAPTITDTSLAASILRNDRMKENMIDRHPMKSYLKPQEVAQMVDFLISEKANSISGQIFEMDYGLVTFKI; encoded by the coding sequence ATGAGAAATATTCTAATTATCGGAGGAAGCAAAGGAATCGGAAGTGCTGTTTTATTGCAACAGCTCGAAACCAATCGGGTGTATAATATCAGCAGGAGCGCACCGGAACTTACGCATCCTAATCTTACTCATTTTGGTTTAGATGTATTGCAGGAGGAACTTCCTGATCTAGACGAAATAGATTCTTTAGTTTATTGTCCCGGTTCTATTACGCTAAAACCTATCTCGAATTTAAGTATTGATGATTTTAGAAAAGATTTCGAAATCAATGTCATTGGCGCTGTAAAAGTTATTCAGAAATATTTGCCTGTTTTAAAAAAAGGTGATGAACCTTCGATCGTTTTATTCAGTACCGTTGCCGTAAAATTAGGAATGCCTTTTCATGCCAGTATTGCAACTGCAAAAGCAGGTGTCGAAGGCTTGACAAAATCACTTGGGGCCGAATTGGCTTCTGTAGTTCGTGTCAATGCCATTGCGCCTACTATTACAGATACTTCACTTGCGGCTTCGATCTTGCGAAACGATCGCATGAAAGAAAACATGATCGATCGCCATCCTATGAAAAGTTATTTAAAACCTCAGGAAGTTGCCCAAATGGTTGATTTCCTGATTTCTGAAAAAGCGAATTCTATTTCAGGTCAAATTTTCGAAATGGATTATGGATTAGTGACTTTTAAAATCTAG